The following coding sequences lie in one Jonesia denitrificans DSM 20603 genomic window:
- a CDS encoding fibronectin type III domain-containing protein → MAVEWGSWSGPSGTRFRVGIDLSVSGTTITARYYLGSEGGVSDNQKLVMGYSITGSVNYTASQPYNGGTQLIATRSVTSSRGVQRRFSARIEGIYNGASPRVDAYAMVPAAPPSSPGTPSVVSVSSTSMRISWSAPSSTNGASITRYQVQRADNSSFTSGTAAATTTSRSYTNSSLSPNRTYYWRVRAENSAGWSGWSGGRAATTSPALPTAPTSVAVTRNSDTSQALSWTRQATSQAPYDSIQVERKDTVNSSWTRVATVGGTATSYTDTSTVASRRYDYRVRAVNGGGAGGYSATVSVSTSPSAPSGVVAKKSGTQISVSWSKSTNQWGIYQHVIQDNPGGTGWVDVATVGDVTSWADTAPDTNVTHQYRVATRVYTYGVGSAGLTGGWSTPSAVVQLIAPPLAPSRRLPVGTIDRAAILTFAWTHNPVDTTDQTAYELQYRVNGGAWVLLTGTTADVRMVSALGVSGTLEWQVRTKGEHPDFGPWSPVWSASLASLPAVVLLAPVGTLPSSRLTAEWSYANADSTGQAVWEAQLLDSEGALLETRTGSGGAVSAVFETALVDGADYVARVRARSGAGMWSNWESQQFTTDFPLPVTVEAIPVFDRETGVTTLTFTDPPTPSTYEWTGQPNASPSTSNTADGTITNLEINPRFVTDADTPPDSTREPHALLPAGSYALVIPAAPTGFGYGSFAYDPFGE, encoded by the coding sequence ATGGCCGTTGAGTGGGGTTCTTGGTCCGGTCCTTCGGGGACGCGTTTTCGTGTAGGTATTGATTTGTCGGTGTCGGGTACGACAATTACCGCGCGGTATTACTTGGGGTCTGAGGGTGGGGTTTCTGACAATCAGAAATTGGTGATGGGTTATTCTATTACTGGTTCTGTGAATTACACTGCTTCTCAGCCGTATAATGGCGGCACACAGCTGATCGCTACGCGGTCTGTGACGTCGTCGCGTGGGGTGCAGCGTCGTTTTTCTGCGCGTATTGAGGGCATTTACAATGGTGCTTCTCCGCGTGTGGATGCTTATGCGATGGTCCCTGCCGCACCGCCGTCGTCGCCGGGGACGCCGTCTGTGGTTAGTGTGTCTTCTACCTCCATGAGGATAAGCTGGTCTGCTCCGTCGTCTACTAATGGTGCGTCGATTACGCGCTATCAGGTGCAGCGGGCGGATAACAGCAGCTTCACGTCTGGTACCGCCGCAGCAACAACCACTAGCCGGTCGTACACGAACAGTAGTCTTTCACCTAATCGGACGTATTACTGGCGTGTGCGGGCGGAAAACTCCGCTGGCTGGTCTGGCTGGTCTGGTGGGCGTGCTGCGACGACTTCCCCTGCTCTACCGACCGCCCCGACTTCTGTGGCTGTGACACGGAATAGTGACACGTCGCAGGCGTTGTCGTGGACTCGGCAGGCGACTTCGCAGGCACCTTATGACTCGATTCAGGTTGAGCGGAAAGACACCGTCAACAGCTCGTGGACTCGTGTTGCGACGGTTGGTGGCACTGCAACGTCGTACACGGATACATCCACTGTTGCTTCGCGTCGGTATGACTACCGGGTGCGGGCGGTGAACGGCGGTGGCGCTGGCGGGTACTCGGCTACGGTGAGTGTGTCTACGTCGCCGAGTGCACCATCTGGTGTGGTAGCGAAGAAATCGGGCACGCAGATCAGTGTGTCTTGGTCTAAGTCAACGAACCAGTGGGGGATTTACCAGCACGTCATCCAGGATAATCCCGGTGGGACTGGCTGGGTGGATGTTGCAACCGTGGGGGATGTCACCTCATGGGCTGACACGGCCCCGGACACGAATGTCACTCACCAGTATCGTGTGGCTACGCGGGTGTACACGTATGGTGTGGGGTCTGCTGGGTTGACTGGCGGATGGTCCACCCCATCGGCTGTGGTGCAGCTGATCGCGCCACCGTTGGCACCCTCGCGTCGCCTACCAGTCGGGACGATCGACCGCGCCGCGATCCTGACCTTTGCATGGACCCACAACCCAGTGGACACCACTGATCAGACCGCTTACGAACTGCAATACCGGGTCAATGGTGGGGCGTGGGTGCTGCTTACTGGCACGACGGCTGATGTGCGGATGGTGTCCGCCCTTGGGGTGTCCGGCACTCTTGAGTGGCAGGTCCGCACAAAGGGTGAGCACCCCGACTTTGGGCCATGGTCACCGGTCTGGTCAGCGTCTTTGGCGTCTTTACCTGCCGTGGTTTTGCTTGCACCGGTCGGGACTCTACCGTCGTCTAGGTTGACGGCGGAATGGTCTTACGCGAACGCTGACAGTACTGGGCAGGCGGTGTGGGAAGCGCAGTTGCTGGATTCTGAGGGTGCTCTTTTGGAGACTCGTACGGGGTCTGGTGGGGCGGTTTCAGCTGTTTTTGAGACAGCCCTTGTGGATGGTGCAGATTATGTGGCTCGTGTGCGTGCTCGGTCTGGTGCGGGCATGTGGTCGAACTGGGAGTCGCAGCAATTCACGACTGATTTCCCGCTACCGGTCACGGTTGAGGCTATCCCTGTTTTCGATAGGGAAACAGGGGTCACCACACTGACTTTCACTGACCCGCCAACGCCCTCAACTTACGAGTGGACTGGCCAGCCTAATGCGTCTCCCAGTACAAGTAACACGGCTGATGGCACTATCACTAACCTCGAGATAAACCCTCGGTTCGTAACGGACGCAGACACCCCTCCTGATTCCACACGCGAGCCACACGCGCTGTTACCAGCTGGTAGTTATGCCCTCGTTATCCCTGCCGCGCCGACCGGTTTTGGTTACGGCAGTTTCGCTTACGACCCTTTTGGAGAATGA
- a CDS encoding right-handed parallel beta-helix repeat-containing protein, whose amino-acid sequence MSITPFPTQGQYPWYDQLEQWGADTQAAAESAELNADALRADVATALSDSTAASAAAIAAAGLVGAPAGEAVLAAVSEGGAAYGELTRSFTQIRQTDLASFLEPGEVLPNDGVMDAYPLFQRAVDAVTAQGVPKTIAIPSGKYRIQSSVRWRTGSHVGFVGAGRENTRILPEGSAVFGIMDPSFDDTTTLNGLHFADFTIDCSGQTGPMDQVGIKGIALRWLVDSRFDRVRILNSWATSFGCDFLRNVTFADCTAIGSGRGAISRHSFGAGFGIGTGAFENETVRFESCYAEGARSSGFFVENLISTPNGVRGEGAGFIMTGCVAVGNWNGLRDFGAESSVITGCQFIDNENAGISIDGGSQAGRHGGRNNLATGNIIRGNSVGVLVGDAAVGSYTFADNEIVGNTLAGCRVTGRIGEGWIWQGNRISQNGAGGIEILSPLISLPQITNNVIRENGTGDGISMVGDTVEPVINGNTISGHRGAGIRLPGESSFMTTPTIRNNNTSENSLGSLVNEKVTDDTAHIAGNRAGASFSTLTNLNPRPSFQDGSIGPVTVITRFEAPVPLLDEERGYVRLIAMGNSPTARVMRVNAALSGPLTVSAWVRATRDTRIRAAVSGRWAAGTQSRNWQQGGVEATGDWQRVHVTFVLPANGSGADLTLSIDNTEAGGVLDVRDILLTPGVTLWGYFDGDSVGAEWTGAAYESTSVLTLSEVPISLEDRLFSLTGQVPLVEKVGSGTTGGLTETAAQPLTMYAVFASAPSGVRARLRSAVNPATDRFAIGRNGAGNAWVAVATDTTEATKFAAVNMVAGPAVIAGVREETIITVDVHGESSNSIEVDGFNAVPLANINNDASVVHSLVYLGAHEAGVRSAVMDALAAEYGIA is encoded by the coding sequence ATGTCTATTACACCTTTCCCGACACAGGGCCAATACCCTTGGTACGACCAACTTGAACAGTGGGGCGCGGACACACAAGCCGCCGCCGAATCCGCTGAACTAAACGCGGATGCTTTACGAGCAGACGTAGCAACCGCACTCAGCGACTCAACCGCCGCGAGTGCCGCCGCCATTGCTGCTGCAGGTCTCGTGGGTGCGCCTGCTGGGGAGGCTGTGCTCGCGGCCGTCTCAGAAGGAGGGGCCGCCTATGGTGAGTTGACCCGCTCGTTTACGCAAATCCGGCAAACGGACTTAGCTTCATTCCTTGAGCCCGGCGAAGTGCTACCTAACGATGGTGTAATGGATGCGTATCCGCTGTTTCAGCGCGCGGTTGACGCAGTCACCGCGCAAGGGGTTCCTAAGACGATCGCTATCCCCAGCGGGAAATACCGCATACAGTCCTCGGTGCGGTGGCGCACCGGGTCTCATGTCGGATTTGTGGGGGCGGGTCGGGAAAATACGCGAATCCTTCCAGAAGGATCAGCCGTATTTGGGATCATGGACCCGAGCTTCGATGACACTACAACGCTCAATGGCCTCCATTTCGCGGATTTCACCATCGATTGCAGTGGCCAGACCGGCCCTATGGATCAGGTGGGCATTAAGGGGATCGCCCTGCGTTGGCTTGTCGATTCCCGTTTTGACCGGGTGCGAATCTTAAACTCATGGGCGACCTCATTCGGGTGCGACTTCCTCCGCAACGTCACCTTCGCGGACTGCACGGCGATCGGCTCTGGTCGCGGCGCGATCAGCAGGCATTCGTTCGGTGCCGGATTCGGGATCGGAACCGGCGCGTTCGAGAATGAGACTGTCCGTTTCGAGTCCTGCTATGCGGAGGGCGCGCGTTCGTCCGGGTTCTTCGTCGAAAACCTCATCAGCACCCCTAACGGTGTGCGCGGCGAGGGGGCTGGGTTCATCATGACCGGCTGTGTTGCTGTCGGCAACTGGAACGGGCTGCGCGATTTCGGCGCAGAGTCGTCCGTGATTACCGGGTGCCAGTTCATTGATAACGAGAACGCTGGAATCAGCATCGACGGTGGCTCCCAGGCTGGCAGGCACGGAGGTCGCAACAACCTCGCGACGGGCAACATTATCCGTGGCAACAGCGTCGGTGTGCTTGTCGGTGACGCCGCAGTGGGTTCTTACACGTTTGCGGATAACGAAATTGTGGGAAACACTCTCGCAGGATGTCGAGTTACCGGTCGGATCGGTGAAGGGTGGATCTGGCAGGGCAACCGTATCAGCCAGAACGGCGCGGGAGGGATCGAGATCCTTTCTCCCCTAATTTCCCTCCCACAGATCACAAACAACGTGATCCGAGAGAACGGGACCGGAGACGGCATATCAATGGTTGGTGACACTGTGGAACCGGTTATCAACGGGAACACGATCTCAGGCCATCGCGGCGCTGGTATACGCCTTCCTGGTGAGTCATCGTTCATGACCACGCCAACGATACGCAACAACAACACCTCGGAGAACTCGCTGGGCAGCCTGGTGAACGAGAAGGTCACGGATGATACTGCGCATATCGCAGGGAACCGGGCAGGAGCATCCTTCTCGACGCTCACCAACCTCAATCCGCGTCCGTCGTTCCAGGACGGCTCGATTGGGCCGGTAACCGTGATCACGCGTTTCGAGGCTCCCGTGCCGCTGTTGGACGAGGAACGCGGATACGTTCGTCTCATCGCAATGGGGAACTCTCCGACTGCTCGTGTGATGCGCGTGAACGCTGCACTGTCCGGGCCGCTGACCGTCTCCGCATGGGTTCGCGCCACCAGAGATACCCGCATCCGTGCGGCCGTCTCTGGGAGGTGGGCAGCGGGCACGCAAAGCCGCAACTGGCAGCAGGGCGGCGTGGAGGCCACGGGGGATTGGCAGCGCGTCCATGTGACGTTCGTGCTTCCAGCCAACGGGTCTGGGGCTGACTTGACTCTTTCCATCGACAACACCGAAGCGGGAGGCGTGCTCGATGTGCGTGACATCCTGCTGACCCCCGGCGTGACCCTCTGGGGCTACTTCGACGGAGACTCAGTCGGTGCCGAATGGACCGGCGCAGCATACGAATCTACGTCGGTGCTCACTCTTTCGGAAGTGCCAATCAGTCTTGAAGATCGGCTCTTTTCGCTTACTGGGCAAGTGCCGCTAGTAGAAAAAGTAGGGTCTGGCACCACGGGAGGTCTGACTGAAACAGCTGCTCAGCCACTAACGATGTACGCGGTCTTTGCGTCTGCCCCGTCAGGGGTCCGTGCCCGCTTGCGTAGTGCAGTAAACCCCGCTACTGACCGGTTCGCCATAGGTAGGAATGGCGCTGGCAACGCGTGGGTGGCCGTCGCGACAGACACCACCGAGGCCACAAAATTTGCGGCAGTAAACATGGTGGCAGGCCCCGCAGTTATTGCAGGGGTCCGCGAGGAAACCATTATCACCGTTGACGTTCACGGGGAGTCATCTAACTCGATTGAGGTCGATGGATTCAATGCAGTTCCTTTGGCGAACATAAATAATGACGCCTCGGTAGTGCACTCGCTCGTTTACTTGGGGGCGCATGAAGCGGGGGTCCGGTCCGCTGTGATGGACGCCCTGGCCGCTGAGTATGGCATCGCTTAA
- a CDS encoding M15 family metallopeptidase, producing MVVSQNGWSGVWTGLSPTLTSLRWITGRVRRGNVHTIFDYLGERFHKEVEPITKSHSWGWANRAIRGASTLSNHASGTAVDFNAPRHPLGAWGTFKPVQVTAIRRILKDLDGVVRWGGDYTGRKDEMHFEIVGSASKVAAVARKIKTAKAPKPSTPSVVKGLVEDSKWGSATTRRAQQVAGTPDDGKVSGQERQHRNQHLTTGWEWGAPGAGKGSQLIARLQQDLKKKGLYKGKIDGIAGPGFWSGFKKAQKEKTIKAAIRRFQMCLNEGRFWTIRK from the coding sequence ATGGTTGTTTCACAAAATGGCTGGTCCGGCGTGTGGACGGGTTTGTCCCCGACGCTCACAAGCCTGCGGTGGATCACGGGCCGTGTGCGTCGCGGGAACGTCCACACGATCTTTGATTACCTCGGTGAGCGCTTCCACAAGGAAGTCGAACCGATCACGAAATCGCATTCGTGGGGGTGGGCTAACCGGGCGATCCGGGGTGCGTCCACTCTCTCAAACCACGCCAGTGGTACTGCGGTGGACTTCAACGCGCCAAGGCACCCCCTCGGCGCGTGGGGCACTTTCAAGCCCGTACAGGTCACCGCGATCCGCCGAATCTTGAAAGACCTCGATGGGGTCGTCCGGTGGGGTGGGGACTACACCGGACGCAAGGATGAGATGCATTTTGAGATCGTCGGGTCCGCGTCAAAGGTCGCTGCGGTGGCCCGGAAAATCAAGACCGCGAAAGCCCCGAAGCCGTCCACACCGTCTGTGGTGAAAGGGCTTGTGGAGGACTCTAAGTGGGGTTCTGCGACGACTCGCCGCGCCCAGCAGGTCGCAGGGACACCGGATGACGGGAAGGTGTCCGGGCAGGAGCGGCAGCACCGAAACCAGCATCTCACGACCGGGTGGGAGTGGGGGGCACCTGGTGCGGGTAAAGGGTCCCAGCTGATTGCCCGCCTGCAGCAGGACCTGAAAAAGAAGGGCCTCTACAAGGGGAAGATCGACGGCATCGCCGGCCCCGGGTTCTGGTCTGGGTTCAAGAAAGCGCAGAAGGAAAAGACCATCAAGGCTGCGATCAGGCGGTTCCAAATGTGCCTGAATGAAGGCCGTTTTTGGACTATCAGGAAATAA
- a CDS encoding holin produces MEHVENLVRPAAIRAVRTFLQVLIPALGAGAITELDYLGAVSIAAGATLIAFLQGVLGGLPEAEGQGDGTL; encoded by the coding sequence ATGGAACACGTTGAGAATCTTGTGCGGCCTGCTGCGATCCGTGCGGTCCGCACTTTCTTGCAGGTGCTGATCCCTGCGCTTGGTGCGGGTGCTATCACTGAGCTCGACTACCTGGGCGCGGTCAGTATCGCTGCCGGTGCCACCCTAATCGCTTTCCTTCAAGGCGTACTCGGTGGCCTACCCGAAGCGGAAGGCCAGGGTGATGGGACTCTCTGA
- a CDS encoding DUF1870 family protein translates to MNPATFNALRSAIGLEQQTIASALGLGAHGKRSVERWCATITPPAHAVTYLLEMVDRYDKFLEGEMEQIDLAADTGRAIDLIVFKNEASFLTATDGKSGLPWSMYSSAIQQAALYAHMSGVEFAVEYVHIEAKAP, encoded by the coding sequence ATGAATCCGGCTACTTTCAATGCGCTTCGCTCGGCTATTGGGTTAGAGCAGCAAACCATTGCCTCTGCGCTTGGGCTAGGCGCGCACGGCAAACGCTCTGTAGAAAGATGGTGCGCAACAATAACCCCACCCGCCCACGCAGTGACCTACCTGCTGGAAATGGTGGACCGTTACGACAAATTCCTTGAAGGGGAAATGGAGCAGATCGACCTCGCAGCTGACACCGGCAGGGCAATCGATCTCATCGTTTTCAAGAATGAGGCGTCATTTCTCACGGCGACAGACGGTAAATCTGGTCTCCCCTGGAGCATGTACTCTTCGGCCATACAGCAGGCTGCATTGTACGCGCATATGTCAGGGGTGGAGTTCGCTGTGGAGTATGTGCACATAGAAGCGAAGGCCCCGTAA
- a CDS encoding tyrosine-type recombinase/integrase, with amino-acid sequence MARKSTQDTGKTPKKSHIPKHGEGSFRWHEPSGMWRGSIEIGDSALGTRKRIYVSHKDEDIAWDKFQVRRKRLMLEGRAAAKSRSKTVGAWLKEWLEAEQTRVRPKTFNGTRTYVTRWMIPIVGRVQLQDLEASHAKAIVKAMLDGGKSTTYAGTVLGQFQSALRAAIAEGYRVPDSVLLVKKPAKSAHDRRDLPLEDALKVVRHLGRLVDADPQKAGFASRWLAAFLEGMRQGEALGMTWDRVHLEESYFTISWQLQNLPYNVAYDQTSGFRVPHGHKSQQLWGSFHLVELKSDSGYRLAPMIPVLAKMLEVWKEHCPRSEGNLVWPRATGEPQNMAADRAEWAAIQEELGIWKTPPTIVDGKEVGGQRYVIHEIRHTTASLLLHMRIDPKTIKEIMGHSEIVTTQQYQHVSMELAREAMEAVGQRLQLMGAAPGVEVAPAPMPGVSVDDLLGAFAALEPADKSIFLARAAVLLAG; translated from the coding sequence ATGGCCAGAAAATCGACTCAGGACACCGGCAAGACACCCAAAAAAAGTCACATCCCCAAGCACGGGGAAGGCTCCTTCCGGTGGCACGAGCCAAGCGGCATGTGGCGTGGAAGCATCGAAATAGGAGACAGCGCACTAGGCACCCGAAAGCGCATCTACGTCTCACACAAAGACGAAGACATAGCGTGGGACAAATTCCAGGTGCGACGCAAGCGGCTGATGTTGGAAGGTCGCGCCGCTGCGAAATCCCGCTCGAAGACAGTCGGGGCGTGGTTGAAGGAATGGCTCGAGGCAGAGCAGACCCGCGTGCGCCCTAAGACCTTCAACGGGACCCGCACCTACGTCACGCGGTGGATGATCCCCATCGTCGGGAGGGTGCAGCTTCAAGACCTCGAGGCGAGTCACGCCAAAGCAATAGTGAAAGCGATGCTGGATGGTGGGAAGAGCACGACCTACGCGGGGACTGTGCTTGGGCAATTTCAAAGCGCGCTCAGGGCAGCAATCGCAGAAGGCTACCGTGTCCCAGACTCAGTGCTCCTTGTCAAGAAGCCCGCGAAATCAGCGCACGACCGGCGCGACCTCCCACTAGAAGACGCACTCAAAGTCGTGCGACACCTCGGCAGGCTAGTCGACGCCGACCCCCAGAAAGCAGGATTCGCTTCCAGGTGGCTCGCCGCTTTTCTTGAGGGCATGCGTCAAGGCGAAGCGCTCGGCATGACATGGGACCGCGTACACCTCGAAGAATCCTACTTCACGATCTCCTGGCAGCTCCAAAACCTCCCCTACAATGTGGCCTACGACCAGACCAGCGGCTTCCGCGTCCCCCACGGCCACAAGTCCCAGCAGCTATGGGGCTCCTTCCACCTCGTAGAGCTCAAATCCGACTCAGGCTACCGACTCGCGCCCATGATCCCCGTGCTCGCGAAGATGCTCGAGGTATGGAAAGAGCACTGCCCGCGCAGTGAAGGTAATCTAGTGTGGCCTAGAGCGACAGGCGAGCCGCAAAACATGGCCGCCGACCGGGCGGAGTGGGCCGCGATCCAAGAAGAGCTTGGTATCTGGAAGACCCCACCCACGATTGTGGACGGCAAAGAAGTCGGTGGGCAAAGGTATGTCATCCACGAGATACGCCACACCACCGCGAGTCTCCTGCTTCATATGCGGATTGACCCCAAGACAATCAAGGAGATTATGGGGCACTCCGAGATTGTCACGACCCAGCAGTATCAGCATGTGAGTATGGAGCTTGCCCGTGAGGCGATGGAGGCCGTGGGGCAAAGGCTTCAGCTGATGGGGGCAGCTCCGGGTGTGGAGGTCGCTCCAGCTCCGATGCCAGGTGTAAGTGTGGATGATCTGCTGGGCGCCTTTGCGGCTTTGGAGCCTGCTGATAAGTCGATTTTCTTGGCGAGGGCTGCGGTTTTACTTGCTGGGTGA
- a CDS encoding heavy-metal-associated domain-containing protein, which produces MTASAPTLKTTTLRSDEFSCPSCIQKIETKLTGLDGVESAEVKFSSGRIIAQHDPQKVSVRDLVEAVAEVGYTAKPSAI; this is translated from the coding sequence ATGACTGCCTCGGCCCCCACCCTGAAGACCACCACCCTCCGCTCGGACGAGTTCTCCTGCCCGTCGTGCATCCAGAAGATCGAGACCAAGCTGACCGGGCTCGACGGCGTCGAGTCGGCCGAGGTGAAATTCTCCTCCGGCCGGATCATCGCGCAGCACGACCCGCAGAAGGTCTCGGTGCGTGACCTAGTGGAGGCTGTTGCGGAAGTCGGCTACACCGCCAAACCATCCGCCATCTGA
- a CDS encoding heavy metal translocating P-type ATPase, protein MKTWKTWKTWGVVAASGVLIVLALVTGWDILMIAAAVVAGWPIAVSAWQALRIKMISIDLLVVVAAVGALFIQNYWESAAVTFLFALGKALEKATLNRTRKALSDLVEAAPDTATVLRDGEPETVEIWELVPGDVVLVKNGEQVPVDGRVITGNGGVDEATITGESVPAEKSEGSEVYAGTWLRSGVLRVEAVGIGSDSTLAKIIHRVEDAQDDKAKTQTFMEKFSKYYTPGVMLAALAVGLLTWNVELALTLLVIGCPGALVISIPVSIVAGIGRSAKDGVLIKGGEYLETSAKVDAIVVDKTGTLTNGRPELTDVDVLDDSYTAEEVLILAARAETASEHPLAEAIIQGAEGRGLRVDHVEHAEPVAGKGIRAQVDGRTVAVGSADLLDTAGDAASDTAQDFAPELGAGLNRILELNEQGKTAMFVGVDGRAIGIVAVADTIRADAPEAIKALHDRGIKVIMATGDAERVARNVAAELGVDEVRAELMPEDKLIIVKELQAQGHTVAMVGDGVNDTPALAQADIGVAMGAAGSPAAIETADIALMADRLPRLAHALGLARRTVRTMRVNIAIALLTVALLLAGVLFGGVTMSLGMLVHEASVLLVIGIAMLLLRPTLKEEKDRDAKRTEIIERAKKQKADA, encoded by the coding sequence ATGAAGACCTGGAAGACCTGGAAGACCTGGGGTGTGGTCGCCGCCTCGGGCGTGCTGATCGTCCTCGCCCTCGTCACCGGTTGGGACATCCTCATGATCGCGGCAGCCGTCGTCGCCGGCTGGCCGATCGCCGTCTCCGCGTGGCAGGCACTGCGCATCAAGATGATCTCCATCGACCTGCTGGTCGTGGTGGCAGCCGTCGGCGCCCTGTTCATCCAGAACTACTGGGAGTCGGCCGCCGTCACGTTCCTCTTCGCCCTCGGCAAGGCGCTGGAGAAGGCCACCCTCAACCGGACCCGCAAGGCACTGTCCGACCTGGTCGAGGCCGCTCCGGACACCGCCACCGTGCTGCGCGACGGCGAGCCGGAGACCGTCGAGATCTGGGAACTCGTCCCCGGCGACGTCGTGCTGGTGAAGAACGGTGAGCAGGTGCCCGTCGACGGTCGGGTCATCACCGGCAACGGGGGAGTCGACGAGGCCACCATCACCGGCGAATCCGTGCCTGCTGAGAAGTCCGAGGGCTCCGAGGTCTACGCCGGCACCTGGCTGCGTTCCGGCGTGCTGCGTGTCGAAGCCGTGGGGATCGGCTCCGACTCGACGCTGGCGAAGATCATCCACCGGGTGGAGGACGCCCAGGACGACAAGGCCAAGACCCAGACCTTCATGGAGAAGTTCTCCAAGTACTACACCCCCGGTGTCATGCTCGCCGCGCTCGCTGTCGGCCTGCTGACCTGGAACGTCGAACTCGCCCTGACCCTGCTGGTCATCGGCTGCCCCGGCGCGCTGGTCATCTCCATCCCAGTGTCGATCGTGGCCGGCATCGGCCGCTCGGCCAAGGACGGCGTCCTCATCAAGGGCGGCGAATACCTGGAGACCTCCGCCAAGGTCGACGCGATCGTCGTCGACAAGACCGGAACGCTGACCAACGGGCGCCCCGAGCTGACCGACGTCGACGTCCTCGACGACTCCTACACGGCCGAGGAGGTCCTCATCTTGGCGGCCCGCGCGGAGACCGCCTCGGAGCACCCGCTCGCCGAGGCGATCATCCAGGGAGCCGAGGGGCGGGGCCTGCGAGTCGACCATGTTGAGCACGCCGAGCCGGTCGCCGGCAAGGGCATCCGCGCTCAGGTGGACGGCCGCACGGTAGCCGTCGGCTCTGCGGACCTGCTCGACACCGCTGGAGACGCAGCCTCTGATACCGCCCAGGACTTCGCGCCCGAGCTTGGCGCCGGCCTCAACCGGATCCTGGAGCTCAACGAACAGGGCAAGACCGCGATGTTCGTGGGAGTCGACGGCAGAGCGATCGGAATCGTGGCCGTGGCCGACACCATCCGCGCCGATGCACCCGAGGCCATCAAGGCCCTCCACGACCGAGGCATCAAGGTCATCATGGCGACCGGCGATGCCGAACGCGTTGCCCGCAACGTCGCAGCCGAACTCGGCGTCGACGAGGTCCGCGCCGAGCTCATGCCCGAGGACAAGCTCATCATCGTCAAGGAGCTGCAGGCACAGGGTCACACCGTGGCGATGGTCGGCGACGGGGTCAACGACACCCCCGCCCTGGCGCAGGCCGACATCGGCGTGGCGATGGGAGCCGCCGGCTCACCGGCCGCGATCGAGACCGCTGACATCGCGCTCATGGCCGACCGGCTGCCGCGCCTGGCCCACGCGCTCGGCCTGGCACGGCGGACGGTGCGCACCATGCGGGTCAACATCGCCATCGCCCTGCTCACGGTCGCGCTCCTGCTGGCCGGCGTCCTCTTCGGCGGCGTGACGATGTCGCTGGGCATGCTGGTCCACGAGGCGTCGGTGCTGCTGGTCATCGGCATCGCGATGCTCCTGCTGCGCCCGACCCTCAAGGAGGAGAAGGACCGGGACGCCAAGCGCACCGAGATCATTGAACGGGCGAAGAAGCAGAAGGCCGACGCCTGA
- a CDS encoding phage holin family protein, whose translation MTDWTPDPSDKASAGNTGHDASTPGTGRASSRKPSIGALLNQITEQFSRLVRAELESFKKELTTKLTRSGIGIGMFAAAGVLALYGLGFLLYSITAALSLALPLWASALIVAGSLFLICGILAFVGKKQLDQGTPPAPTETIASVKQDINAVKEGLS comes from the coding sequence ATGACGGACTGGACACCAGACCCTAGCGATAAGGCAAGCGCCGGTAACACCGGTCACGACGCAAGCACCCCCGGGACAGGTCGCGCTAGTTCACGCAAACCATCTATTGGTGCGCTCCTCAACCAAATCACAGAACAGTTCTCGCGCCTCGTCAGGGCTGAACTGGAGTCCTTCAAAAAGGAACTCACCACCAAACTGACGCGCTCAGGAATCGGCATTGGGATGTTCGCCGCAGCCGGAGTGCTCGCACTCTACGGGCTTGGTTTCTTGCTCTACTCGATCACAGCCGCCTTGAGCCTTGCCCTTCCTCTGTGGGCCTCGGCGCTGATCGTTGCTGGGAGTTTGTTCCTGATCTGTGGCATTCTGGCATTCGTTGGAAAGAAACAGCTTGACCAGGGCACCCCACCTGCACCAACCGAAACCATCGCCAGCGTCAAGCAAGACATCAACGCCGTGAAAGAAGGACTCTCATGA
- a CDS encoding DUF3618 domain-containing protein, protein MSRNPSDDAAEAREELASLVDELMTRLSPSSLAAQAGDTARQTGEDIKEFVTTRDISGDTDGSRARNVKIALGAGAAVVGLIALKIIRK, encoded by the coding sequence ATGAGCCGCAACCCCTCAGACGACGCAGCCGAAGCACGCGAAGAACTCGCCTCCCTGGTTGACGAACTCATGACCCGCCTCTCCCCCAGTTCCCTGGCCGCACAAGCGGGCGACACGGCGCGGCAAACCGGTGAAGACATCAAAGAGTTCGTCACCACACGTGACATCTCAGGTGACACCGACGGCTCACGAGCACGCAACGTCAAGATCGCGCTGGGTGCAGGGGCCGCAGTCGTTGGTTTGATCGCGCTGAAAATCATTCGGAAGTAG